The genomic DNA ACCCCGCCGAAGCCGGTCGCGCACGGTCACGTGATCCAGGTCTTCGGCGTCCCCAACATGCGCACCGTCGTGTACTGCCTGCCCTCGAAGGACTGGAGCGAGGTCAGCCTCAACGGGCTCGGCATGATCTACACCGCGCTGCCGGTCACCAATGCGGTGCCCGCCGTGGTGGCCGCGGCGCCCGGCATCCTCACGCTCAAGGACCTGCCGCCGGTGACCGGCCGGTTCGCCGGCTGACGCCCGCCGCGACGTCGGCTCCGCCGACGATGCCCGTTGCGTCGGCTCCGCCGACGATGGCTCGCAGGGCCGCGACGTGACCGTCGAACGCCACCCGGCCGGCGTCGGTGAGCCTGGCGTGCACCTTGTGGCGGCTTCGGTCTAGGCGCCGCTCGGTGATCACGTACCCGGCGTTCTCCAGAACCGACAGTTGTTTGGACAACGCCGAATCCGAAAGCCCCAGGGTCTCTTTGAGATAGGAGAACTCCGCCCAATCCGCGGCAGCCAACATCGCGACCAGAGTCAGCCGCGTGCCGGGGTGAATCAGTTCGTCAAAGCGCGGCACCGTCGTCATGCATTTGTCCAGCGGCACAGGGTGCGCAGAATCTCGGGGCCGCCCAACCCGACGATCGCGGCGACGAACACCGCCGCGGCAATCCCGGCATGACGGGTTCCGTCGGCATCCAGCGCCATTCCCACCGCGATCGTCAGGCCGACCAGTGCGATCAGCATGCCGATCACCACCAGCGGTATCCGATGCCAGGCCGTGTCCGCGCTGACCTGCAGGCGATTGGTCCTGCGGCGGCCGTCCAGACGACGCGAGGCGATCCCGGAGTGAACGGCACCGAACCCGATCGTCGCGGCGATGACGAGCCATTGCGGGCCGACATCGCCGATGACCCCGAGAAATACCCAGCCCGCCGCCAAGATCCACCAGTACCACCGGGGCAGGCCGACTTCATCGGCGACCCGCGCCGTGGCGCGGTCGACAGCATCCAACGCGGCACGCGCATCGGCCGGCGTCGTGTCTCCCATGGCTCCATCTCCACTTTCCCACATGGAAAGTAGGATTCACTTTCCAGGTGGGAAAGTCAAGGTTTCACGCGGGATGAAACCGGCTGCGCCGTTTTCCACCAGAGGGTTGTGCGCGCAGTCGATCTACAGCCTTCCGGTAGAAACCGGCGGCAATAATCCGGAGATTGCCGGACCTGCTAAGCGTCCGCCACAGCGATGCACGCACCGACTGCGCCGCCACCGACATGAACGGCCAGCACCGGGCCCATGTCGGCTACCGACAGGGACCGCAGGTTCGGTAGCCGGTCGGTGAGTGCCGCTGCGACCTCCTCAGCGCCGTCCGGGTTGTCGACGTGGTGCACGACCACCCGCACGGCGCGGTCCCCCGCGGCATCGGCGATCTGATCGACAAGTGCCGCATGGGCTTTCGATATCGTCCGGATCCGCTGCGAGAGCACGAGCCGGCCATCCACGTCGAGGCGCAGCAGAGGTTTGAGTGACAGCGCGGTCCCCAGCCACGACGCCGCCGTACCGATCCGGCCGCTGCGTCGCAGATTGTCCAACCGGTGCACGACGATGAACGCCTGCCCGCGAGGTACGGCAGCCCGAGCTGCCACCTCGACAGCGTCGAGGGAGTCTCCGCGGCGGGCCGACTCGGCGGCGGCCAGGGCGACGAAACCCACGCCCATGGCCGCTGCGCGGGAATTCACCACCCGCACGGCCTGCCCGATCTCACGGGCCACCGCCGCTGCGGTGCTGTAGGTGCTCGACAGCGCAGCCGAGATGTGGACTGCGACAACACCGTCGCCGTCACTGTCGGCCAGCGCCTGCCGATAGGTGTCGGCGAGATCGGCCGGCGAAGCCCCGGAGGTGGTGACCCTGGCCCGGTCATGGATGTCCGACGGCATCGGATCGATACCGTCGCGCCAGTCATGACCGTCGTCGAGGATGTGCAACGGCACCTGCCGAATGCCCCACTTTTCACACAACTCGGGCCGCAACCGCGACGTCGAGTCGGTCACCACCATGACCGCCATCGTCAGTCGGTGGAATCCAGTTGTGGCACACCGGCCTCGGCCAGACCCTTGAGCATCAGCTCGGCTACCGCCCGGTGGGCTTCGAAATTCCAGTGGATGCCGTCGGGATTGCCTCGTCCGCCCAGCACCTCGTCGGCCACCGCGGCCTTGAGGTCCACCAACGCCACGTCATGCTCGGCCGCCCAGTCCGTGATCGCCTTCACCGTGGGCTCACGACCGTGATGGGCCTTGCCGTACGTGTCGGCGATGTGCACCGACGGCAGCGAGGCCACCACCGGAATGCCCGGCCGGTTGAAATCGATGGCGTTGCGTGTCATCTCGAGGTACTCGACCGTCACGTGCGGGGGCAGCGCCGATCGGGCGATCGGCGACAACCGGGGTTGGAGCCAGCCGTAGCCGTCGCGTGCCCACCGACGCAGCCACGCCGGACGCATGTAGCGGATCGACTCGCGCAGCGCCGTCGGCAACGGCGAGGGCAGCGAATCCATGCCGCTGGTGGCGAAGACCACCGCGCCGGCACGCGGTAGCGCGGCCCACGCCCGTGGATCCTGGGTCGAAGCCCACCAGACGTCGCGGCAGGTCCAGCCGATCCGGCCGATGAGTTCCACGTCCCAGCCGAGCTGCTCGGCCACGATGTTGGGCCAGATCCGCGGATCATCGGACGGCAGACCGCCGGTCGGGCCGAAATAGGACAGCGAGTCGCAGAACACCAGCAGCACCGGCCTGCGGTCAGGCACGCGATCAGAGGACATCGTTGGCCACCTGCGCCGAGGCATTCCACACGTCCAGCCGCCAGCGGATCGAGTCCAAGTCCGGCACATCGCCGGAACCGCCTGACTCGTCGGAATGTCCCGACAGCTGAACCCAACTGGCATTACCCATGCCGCCGAGCACCGGCCAGTTGTCCACCGGCAGGCCGAGCAGCCCGGCGGTCAGCGCCGCGATCAGCCCTCCGTGAGCCACTAGTACGACGGGGCGGTCCGATCCATCCAGGCCCCACTCCTGTTGTCCGGCAACGAGTTCGGTGACCACCGGAACACTGCGGTCAGCCACGTCGACACGGCTCTCACCACCATGCGGTGCCCACCGCGCGTCCTCACGCCAGGCCGCGCGAGCGCCCGGGGCCGCCGTGTCCACCTCCTGGTGGGTCAAACCCTGCCAGTCCCCCAGATGCGTCTCACGCAACCGCTTGTCCACGGCTACCGGGATCCCCGCGCGGTCACCGAGGGTCATCGCGGTGTCCAGGGCACGCTTGAGGTCCGAGGACACGATCAACAACGGTTGACGCTTGGCCAGCACCTCGGCCGCCGCGGCAGCCTGGTCGCGGCCCAGATCGGACAACTCGGTGTCGAGCTGACCCTGCATCCGACTGCCCGCGTTGTATTCGGTCTGGCCATGGCGCAGCAGCACCAGCCGACGCACCCTCATCGCGCCCTCATTCGTCGACCTCGGGCGTTTCCAGCTCCACCGGAACCGCCGGGCAGTCACGCCACAGCCGTTCCAGGGCGTAGAACTCCCGCTCGTCCTGATGCTGGATGTGCACGACGATGTCCACGTAATCGAGCAGCGTCCAGCGCCCCTCCCGGGTGCCCTCGCGCCGGGCGGGCTTGTAGCCGGCCAGGCGCATCTTGTCCTCGACCTCGTCGACGATCGCGTTGACCTGACGCTCGTTGGAGGCCGACGCGATCACAAAGCAGTCGGTGATCACAAGCTGGCCCGACACATCGATGACCACCACATCGTCGGCCAACTTGGCCGCGGCGGCCTGGGCGGCCACCGTCGCCATGGCGACAGCTTCTTCGGTAGCGCTCATCGAACCGGCTCCATGATGTGTTCACCCTTCCCGTCTGCGGAGTACAACCCGCGTTTGGTCACGTACTGCACGACGCCGTCGGGCACCAGGTACCAGATCGGCCGGCCTTCGGAGGCCCGCCTACGGCAGTCGCTGGACGAGATGGCCAACGCGGGCACCTCGACCAATGTCAATGTGTCAGGCGGCAGCTCACGCAGCGCCGCCTCGATATGTTCACCGTCCAGCTCATAGCCTGGCCGGCTCACGCCGACGAACCTCGCCATGGAGAACAGGTCCTCCCAGTTCTGCCAGGACAGGATCGAGGCCAGGGCATCGGCTCCGGTGATGAAGTACAAGTCGGACTCGGCGTTGAGGTCACGCAGATCTCGCAAGGTGTCCTTGGTGTAGGTCGCCCCGCCCCGGTCGATATCGACCCGGCTGACCGAGAACCTCGGGTTGGACGCGGTGGCGATCACCGTCATCAGATACCGGTCCTCAGGAGCACTGACCCGCCGGTCGTGTTTCTGCCACGGCTGACCGGTCGGGACGAACACCACCTCGTCGAGCTCGAACAGGTCGGCCACCTCACTGGCGGCAACCAGGTGCCCGTTGTGAATGGGATCGAACGTCCCACCCATCACACCCAGCCTGCGCCGTCTTGCCACAAAGAGGCAGCTTACGGGAGCGTTGACGTGCGTCGGCACCCGTGCGAAGGCTGCGGCACGGGGCGAGTGGGTTGCGCGGTGCTCAGACCGGCAGCAACCCGTCGATCACCGCGGCCAACTGCTTGGCCGAGCGGCACTCGTGCATCGGGATGGTTTCGAGGTATTTGGGAACCGCAGAATCCCCGCTGCCCCACAGGTGCTTGGGCTCCGGGTTGAGCCAGTGCGCGTGCCGGCTGGCCGACACCATGTGTCCGAGCAGCTCCGTCTCGGGGTTGCGGTAGTTGTTCCGGCCGTCGCCCAGCACCAGCAGCGAGCTGCGCGGGGACAACACATTGGGGTACTTGTCCAGGAAAGACACGAACGCGTGCCCGTAGTCGGAGTGCCCGTCGCGGGTGTAGACACCGGCCTCGCGGGTGATGCGCTGCACCGCGACCGCCAGATCGGCCTCCGGACCGAACATGTCGGTGACCTCGTCGGTGGTGTCTATAAAAGCGAAGACACGAACCCGGGAGAACTGCTGACGCAGTGCCGAGACCAGCATCAGCGTGAAGTGGCTGAACCCGGCCACCGACCCCGACACATCGCAGAGCACCACGAGTTCCGGACGGGCCGGATGCGGCTTCTTGAGCACGACGTCGATGGGCACACCGCCGGTGGACATCGACTTACGCAGCGTCTTGCGAAGGTCGATCTCCCCGGACCGGGACCGCCGGCGCCGGGCCGCCAGCCGCGTCGCCAATGTGCGCGCCAGCGGCTGCACGGTCTTGCGCATCTGGCGGAGCTGCTCGCCGGAGGCCCGCAAAAACTCGACGTTCTCGGCCAGCTGCGGCACCCCGTACATCTGTACGTGGTCACGGCCCAACTGCTCGGCGGTGCGCCGCTTGGTCTCGGACTCAACCATCTTGCGCAGCTGGGTGATGCGCTGGGCGGCCAGCGCCTTGGCGATCTCTTCCTGGGTCGGTGTGGGCTCCTCGCCGTAGGGGGCGAGGAGCCCGGCCAGCAGCCGGCCCTCCAGATCGTCGAGGCTCATGGCCTTGAGCGCCTGATACGACGAGTACGATGGGCCGCGGCTGGAGTTGTAGCGACCGTAGGCCTCGACGATCCGCGCGATCATCGCCGCCATCCGGTCGTCGAGATTGGCCAGATCCTCGTTGTCGGCCAGCATCTGCACCAACGCGTCGCGCATCGCCTCGATGTCCTCGGGCGGCAGTTGGAGCCGATCCTCACCACCGGTGTCTGCCTCGTCCTCGTCCGAGAGCACGGTGCGTGCGCCCAGTGCGGCCGGGAAGAACAGGTCGAACATCGCGTCGTAGGTCTCACGGTGGTCGGGGCGCCGAAGCACCGCGCACGCAATGCCCTCGCGCAGCGCTTCACGATTGCCCAACCCGAGCACGGTGATCACCCGGCCGGCGTCCACGGTTTCCGACGGCCCGACCGAGATTCCTTGCCCGCGAAGGGCTTCGACGAACTCTACGAGGTGCCCGGGCAGGCCGTGCGGGGCCAGCGGCTGGGGCGGTCGAACCCGGCGGGGCACCACTAGTTCAGCCCCATCAGTTCAGCTTCAGTTCGCCGGCCGCTTTGACCTGGTCGGACTGGTGTTTGAGCACCACACCGAGGGTGGCGGCGATCATCTCGTCGTCGATGGTGTCCAGGCCGAGGGCCAGGACGGTGCGGCCCCAGTCGATCGTCTCGGCGACCGACGGCACCTTCTTGAGCTGCATAGCGCGCATCACCCCGATGATCCGCACCAGCTCTCCTGCGATGCGCTCGGGCAGTTCGGGTACCCGGGACAGCAGGATGCGGCGCTCCAGGTCCGGGTCGGGGAAGTCGATGTGCAGGAACAGGCAGCGACGCTTGAGCGCCTCGGAGAGCTCACGGGTGGCATTCGAGGTGAGCAGCACGAACGGCGGCCGCTCCGCGGTGATCGTGCCGAGTTCGGGGACGGTCACGGCGAAGTCGGAGAGCACTTCCAGCAGCAGGCCCTCTATCTCGATGTCTGCCTTGTCCGTCTCGTCGATCAGCAGCACGGTCGGGTCGGTGCGCTTGATCGCGGTGAGCAGCGGGCGGGCCAGCAGGAACTCCTCGCTGAACACGTCCATCTTGGTCTGGTCCCAGTCGCCGCCGTTCGCGCTCTGTCCGGCCTGGATCCGCAGGATCTGCTTGGCGTGGTTCCACTCGTAGAGCGCGCGGGCCTCGTCGACGCCCTCGTAGCACTGCAACCGCACGAGTTCGGAGCCTGTGGTCGCGGCCACCGCGCGGGCCAGCTCGGTCTTGCCGACACCCGCAGGCCCCTCCACGAGCAATGGCTTGCCCAGCCGGTCGGCGAGGAAAACCGCTGTCGCGGTGGCGGTATCGGGCAGGTAGCCGGTCTCCGCCAAGCGCCGCGCGACATCGTCGATGTCGGTGAACAACGGAGCGGGGCGAGCGGGCACGCTCATGTGGTCTCCTGGTCTCTATCTGGTCGGCGGCTAAGCCGGGCGGGTCTGACCGTCTCCCCACACGATCCATTTGGTCGAGGTCAGTTCGGGCAGGCCCATCGGTCCGCGGGCATGCAGCTTCTGAGTGGAGATGCCGATCTCTGCGCCGAAACCGAACTGCTCTCCGTCGGTGAACGCGGTGGACGCGTTGACCATCACCGCGGCCGCGTCCACCTGTTCGGTGAAGCGCTGGGCCGCAGCAAGATCCGTTGTCACGATGGCCTCGGTGTGACCCGTGCCGTACTCGTTGATGTGGGCGATCGCGGCGTCGAGCCCGTCGACCACCGCGACGGCGATGTCCATCGAGAGGAACTCTGTGTGCAACTCTTCGTCGGTGGGGTCGGCGTGCACGGTCACCCCGGCCTCGCGCAGCGCGGCGGTCAGCCTGGGCAGCGCGCTCGCCTTCAGCGCCTCGTCCACCAGCAGGGTCTCGGCGGCATTGCAGACGCTGGGACGCCGGGTCTTGGAGTTCAGCAGGATCTTCTCGGCCAGGACGATATCGGCCGAGGAATGAACGTAGACATGACAATTGCCGACACCGGTCTCAATGGTGGGCACCTGCGCGTCGCGCACCACGGCCTCGATCAGCCCGGCTCCCCCGCGCGGGATCACCACGTCGACCAGGCCCCGGGCCTGGATCAGGTGGGTGACACTGGCACGGTCGTGACTGGGCAGCAACTGCACCGCGTCGGTCGGCAGGCCCACCGACTCCAGCGCCGACCGCAGGGCGGTCACCAGTGCCTGATTGGACCGGGCCGCCGACGAACTGCCGCGCAGCAGAGCGGCGTTGCCGGATTTCAGGGTGAGACCGAACGCGTCCACCGTGACGTTGGGGCGGCCCTCGTAGACCATGCCGACCACGCCGAGCGGCACCCGCTGCTGACGCAGCTGCAGCCCATTGGCCAGGGTGCGGCCCTGCAGTACCTCGCCGACCGGATCGGGTAACCCGGCGACCTGGCGCAGCCCGGCCGCGATGCCGTCGACCCGCTGCGGGTTGAGCGCCAGGCGGTCGAGCATTGCCTCGGGGGTTCCGGCCTGCCGGGCGGCCTCGACATCGGCCGCGTTGGCGGCCAGGATCGCGCCGACGGCGGCCAGCACGCTGTCGGCAGCGGCATGCAGCGCACGGTTCTTGGTCTCGGCGCTCAGGGTGCCCAGGGCGCGGGCGGCGACGCGGGCACGACGTGCGGCCCCGTGCACCTGCTCGCGCAGGTCTGCTTGCGGCACCGCCGGCGACTGCGTCTGAACGCTCATCTAGCCAGCGTATCGGACCTGTTGACGCCCTTCGACAGGTGTCAGGCGCCCTAGGACGAGCACGCCGGGCTAGCCTTTTCGTTTATGGCCGCTGCGCGGGTTTGCGTCGTCGGAAGCATCAACGCCGACCTCACGTTCACCGTCGGCGCGCTGCCGCGTCCAGGACAGACGGTGCTCGCGTCGTCGCTGGCGTCCGCGCCCGGCGGCAAGGGCGGTAACCAGGCGGTGGCGGCCGCGCGGGCCGGCGCCGAGGTCGCGCTGGTGGCCGCAGTCGGCGACGATGCCTCCGCGACAAACCTGCGGGAACATCTCCGGGTCAACGGGGTGGCGACCGATTCCGTGACGTGCGTACCCGGTCCGAGCGGATCGGCCGCGATCCTGGTCGACACGGTCGGCGAGAACTGCATCGTGGTGGCACCGGGCGCGAACGCCCGTCTCGAAGTGGATTCCGCCGCAGCGCGCACGGCCATCGTCTGGAGCGAGGTCGTGTTGATCCAGTTGGAGATCCCGGTGGCGACGGCGATCGCGGCGACCCGGCTGGCCAAGGCCGCGGGGGCGGTAGTGATGCTCAACGCCTCACCGGGAGGTACCGCCGCCCATCAGCTGCTCGCCTTGTCGGAACTGGTCGACGTGGTGGTGGTGAACGAGACCGAGGCAGCCGAGTGGCATTGGCCGGTGCGACATCTGGTGATCACCCGGGGCGCACGAGGGGCCAGCTACGTGGGCACCGACGAACGCTTTGACGTGCCGGCACCCGCGGTGCGGGCGCTGGACACCGCCGGCGCCGGGGACGTGTTCGCCGGGGTGTTGGCCGCCGCCTGGACCGCCGGCCACGAGTCGGCGCTGCGGCGCGCGTGTGCGGCAGGGGCGTTGGCCACCTTGGTACGCGGGGCCGGCGATTGCGCCCCGTCGGCTGCCGACATCGACGCCGTCCTGACGCACTGAGCCAGTCAACTGAGGCCGATACCGTTGGGGTTATAGTCGCCGCCATGACCCAGGGAAACACTCCGCGACCACCCGAAGGTGACTGGCTCGGCACCCCGTACCTCACGTTCGAGCGGCGGGGTCCGTTCGGCGTGGTCACCCTGGACCGGCCCGAGGCCCGCAACGCGATGACGCCGGCCATGTACTTCGGCATCCGCTACGCCGTCACCCACGTCGAGGCGGACCCCGACCTGGCGGGCCTGCTGATCACCGGCACCGCAGACGTGTTCGCCCCCGGCGGTGATCTCGGCGGCGGCAACGGTGTGGACGACTGGATGAGCTTCGGAGCGGCCCTTTCGATGGACGTCACCCCGTTCGAAATGCTGCGCCAGTCGGTCAAACCGGTGGTGAGCGCGGTCAACGGGTTGTGCCAGGGCGGTGGACTGCAGATCGCGATCTGCAGTGACATGGCGGTGGTCAGCGACCGCGCCACATTCCGGGTGCCCGAGTTGTACCGCGGCATCGCCGACACCTACTACAGCCAGATGCTGGCCCGCCTGATCGGCCCGGTCCGCACCCGCGACCTGATGTTCACCGGCCGCACCCTCAGTGCGCAGGAGGCCGTCGACTGGGGCATGGTCGCCCGGATCGTGCCGCACGACGAATTGATCGCTGCCGCAACCGAAGTGCTCGCCCAATGCTGCCGGACCGCACCCCGGGCACGCGGGGTGGTCAAGTCCAGCCTGGACAGCTACATGGGCCTCTACGACCGGATCGGCATGAAGGCCAGCTACAACGGCGACGAGGCCGCCGAGGGATTCCGCGCGTTCAAGGCTCGACGCTCACCGGAGTGGGTCCACCCGGACCTGCGCGTCGATGGCCGACTCTAGACGCTGACCAGTTCCTCCCTGGCAGCTGCCGCGGGCTGCACATTGGCTCCGGGTCCTGCCGTCGGCAGGGACACCTCGACACCGGAGATGTTGATGGCGCCGAACTCGGTGAAGTTGAGGAACGGCGTGGCCGAAGTGGTGATCTGCACCGTGGCGGTGTGGCCGGGCTCCAGCGTGTAGGCCACGGCTTCCATCGGAATGGTGACGGTGTGCTCCTTGCCGTCGAGGGTGACGGGCACCGCCGTGACGATGTTGCCGATCACCTGCCCGGTTTGGTCGTCGATGATCTGGGCGTAGACGTGGCGGCTGGTGCCGATACCGGAGTACGTCATCGTCAACTCGGGCGCACCCACGATCTGGGTGGCCGTGCCCGACGGCGCGGTCACCTTGACGTTCACCGCGTTCGCCGCCTTGGTACCGTCCCCGAGCCCGAACGGAATCCCCGCCGCGCCCGGGCCGGAGCCACCGAGAATCGGGACGATCCCCAGTAGCCCGCCGCTGCCCGACGCGGTGACCGGAGTCCCGGTGAAATTCGCGTCGGTCGGCAGGAGATCGGACGTGTAGTGGTCACCGTTCTGGTCGATCCACTGGAACTTGGGAAGCCCGTCGTCCAAGGCTTCGCCCTTGTGCTTGACGTAGGCGTCCAGCCAGCTCAGGGTCGCGGTCTGGACCATCTCGTCACTGTCACCGGGTGGGGTCTCGCAGTTGCCGTGGCCTCCGCAGAACCAGACCATCTTCACCGGCACGCCGTTGGCGTCCAGGATCTGTGCGTTGTCGATGGCCTGCTGCAGCGGGAACAGCACGTCGACGGTGCCCTGGATGATCAGCGTCGGCGCGGTGATCTTGTTGACCAGGACGCTCGGCCCGCTGCTGGCCAGCAGGGCTTGTTGCTCGGGCGTGAGAACACCCAGCAGTGCACCGGTGAAGATGCCGCCGTACAGCTGCGAATTGATGTTCGCGCCCGACGTCACCAGGGACAGCAGAAGCAGTGCCGCGTAGGACGTCTTGAACGCCTCGTTGGGGTAGAGCGAGCTGTTCAGCGAGTTCCACGCGATGGTCGGGACGATGGCGTCGATCCGGTTGTCGGTACCTGCGGCCACCAATTGGATGCCACCGCCGTACGAGGGGCCCACCATGCCCATCCGCGGATCATTCACCCCGTCGAGCTGGGTGCCGGACTGCTTGGCGACATAGTCGATCATGGCCGAGACATCGCGGCCCTCGAAGAACGGGCTGTCCAACTGCAGAATCCCGCCCGAGTCGTGCTCGCCGCGTGAATCCCAGGTGACGACGTTGTAGCCCGCCTCCCGGAACGTGCCGACGCCGGTGGCGCCACCCGTATACGGATTGGTGTCACCCGCGCTGGACAGGCCGGCTCCACTGAAGATGGTCGGCGCCTGGTCACCTTCCTGAAGGCCCGATGCCGGGAAGTAGTTCATGCTGATCTGCGTGCCGTCGAAGGACGTCACCTTGACCGTGTACGCCACCGGGGTGCCGGCCGGTGCCAGCTGGCCGACGTCGACATTGACGTCGACCACCTCCGATTTGCCGATGAGCGGCGCCAGCAGGTCGTTCACAACCGGAACCTGATGCACGATCACCAGCACCTGCGGCACGAACGAGCCCACAATCGGGATCTGTTGCAGCGCAGCGTCGAACGCCGTGGTCTCGGCGACCAGGACGGTGAATTTCTCCGTGCCGCCGCTGTCGACGACGGTCGCGTAGGGCAGGAACGTGAAGGTGCCGTTCGCCGAGTTGAGCCGGACCTTGCCGCCTGCGCTCGGGTCTCCGATCACGGTGTAGGTGAGCGGCAGACCGCTGGAACTCGTGGCCCCGGTGATGCCGTGGATGATGCCGTCGGTGATGCCGACCGAGGGACTGGCCGTGATGCCGGCGGTGGCGCTGACGGACGGTGCGACGGCCGAGGTGGAGAACTCTCGGCGCGCGGCGGCCAGCAGAACCCACCCGGCCGGCGAGTCGGCCGGTGGTGCGGTCGGCGAGTTTCCGGCCAGCGTCGTGGCGATGTCGTTGACCACGGTGGCGATCAGGCCCCGCACGGGAG from Mycobacterium sp. DL440 includes the following:
- a CDS encoding CocE/NonD family hydrolase codes for the protein MGAGKYVGRVGGLAVALGVGSAVVLGGQVLGAPVASASPGSSDTSSESSSAPAAKKGPAKDRQSARSSRQATVRAAIKGRAAKLGEPGRHRVSSTAPKSDVVQSITDRLSGAQAKIKTTPPAEAPARGLSFVKPNLPRPLRDRTQAPTSGVPAGEPMIEAIYTGVADESAATPAVTAKAEAAPPPAAAVAPVRGLIATVVNDIATTLAGNSPTAPPADSPAGWVLLAAARREFSTSAVAPSVSATAGITASPSVGITDGIIHGITGATSSSGLPLTYTVIGDPSAGGKVRLNSANGTFTFLPYATVVDSGGTEKFTVLVAETTAFDAALQQIPIVGSFVPQVLVIVHQVPVVNDLLAPLIGKSEVVDVNVDVGQLAPAGTPVAYTVKVTSFDGTQISMNYFPASGLQEGDQAPTIFSGAGLSSAGDTNPYTGGATGVGTFREAGYNVVTWDSRGEHDSGGILQLDSPFFEGRDVSAMIDYVAKQSGTQLDGVNDPRMGMVGPSYGGGIQLVAAGTDNRIDAIVPTIAWNSLNSSLYPNEAFKTSYAALLLLSLVTSGANINSQLYGGIFTGALLGVLTPEQQALLASSGPSVLVNKITAPTLIIQGTVDVLFPLQQAIDNAQILDANGVPVKMVWFCGGHGNCETPPGDSDEMVQTATLSWLDAYVKHKGEALDDGLPKFQWIDQNGDHYTSDLLPTDANFTGTPVTASGSGGLLGIVPILGGSGPGAAGIPFGLGDGTKAANAVNVKVTAPSGTATQIVGAPELTMTYSGIGTSRHVYAQIIDDQTGQVIGNIVTAVPVTLDGKEHTVTIPMEAVAYTLEPGHTATVQITTSATPFLNFTEFGAINISGVEVSLPTAGPGANVQPAAAAREELVSV